Below is a genomic region from Syntrophorhabdaceae bacterium.
CCCGAAAACCTTCTGATTACGTCGCCAGCCGGTGATGCCGTGACGGTGAAACAGGGCTATGAGTGCGAGTTCAGTTTTCTTGTTGCCCTGCCCTCTAATTTTCGACATTACTTCCGAACGCTTTGCCGCCGTAAATACATCCGCCATACGTTTGCCCGTTTTACCCCACCTACAGTTAGAAATCGCCCTCGATGACCTTCCATGTTCCTGTGAGCCTCAGGACCCTTTTGTTTGAGCTCGCTCGCCGATAATCGATATTGACGACATGCCCCGGATACAATTGGCGCAGAATAACCACATCTCCGGCCTTCAGATTAAACTCACGGAAGAAATCGGTCATGCCCGTCAGCCTGAATTCGTTCCTCGTTCCTCCAAAAAACCGGTTATTGTAGTAGATGAAATTGAAGGACCATTGGCGACCGGCTTGATCGAGCACCTTGAGCACCGCCCTCGGATTTTTCACCGATGTATTCAAGGACGGGAAGAATCCCAAGATGATCGGGTCCTTGGGAACAAGAATCCCGGACTGATGTCCTCCTGTCTCCCCAGTGTCATTGGCACTTAACACCTTCTCAACAACTTGTGTTTTCATGATCAACCTCTCTGACT
It encodes:
- a CDS encoding EcoRII N-terminal effector-binding domain-containing protein, with amino-acid sequence MKTQVVEKVLSANDTGETGGHQSGILVPKDPIILGFFPSLNTSVKNPRAVLKVLDQAGRQWSFNFIYYNNRFFGGTRNEFRLTGMTDFFREFNLKAGDVVILRQLYPGHVVNIDYRRASSNKRVLRLTGTWKVIEGDF